TGCGGGCATGCAGATATATAATGGCACACTGAGTTTTTCGCCTGTGCTGCCACAGAAATGGAACAGCTATTCGTTCAAAGTGAACTACCAGGGAAACACCCTTCACATAGAAGCAGGGAAAGAAATAAAGCTCTCACTGATTGCAGGAGACCGACTGGAGATACAGGTATATCGGGAAAGCTATACACTGGAACAGGGAACGGAACTGGAGATTCCGATGGAGAGGTAAAACAAGAAACAAATATAACTCAGGCACGGCCACACGGATTCCGCAGATTACTTTCTGCCATAATGCAGCTTTTTATCCGCAAAATCCGTATAAGCCGTGCCTGAAAAATTTTCTTATCCCAGGAAGGAAATCAGCACGCCTGCCGCAACAGCCGAACCGATCACACCGGAGATATTACTGGACATGCAGTAGTTCAGCACATGGTTCTTTGGGTCATACTTTGTCGCAATGTCATTGCACACACGGCTTGCCATCGGCACGGCACTCAATCCCGTAGCTCCAATCAACGGATTAATCTTCTTTTTACTGAACAGGTTGAACAGCTTCACAAAGAATATGCCACCCGTGATGGAGAGGGCAAATGCTAAAAAACCACCAATCACAATGCCAATCGTAGTCCAATTGAGGAACGCCTCGCTCGTCATCGTAGCACCTACACTCAGCCCCAAAAAGATGGTAGCCGCATTCATAATGCTATTTGCGGCAGCATCAAAGAGCCGGCTCGTATCGGAACCGATTTCCTTAATCAAATTACCAAACATCAGCATACCGATCAAAGGAACAGCCGTAGGCACAAACAATGCCACGATGGTAGTCACCGCAATCGGGAAGATAATCTTCAGTACACGCAGGTTCTTTATCTCGGTCTTCGAAGGATAGAGCTTCTCCTGTTCCTTCATATTGATCATCAACTCCTTCTTGGTGCAGAACAGTTTCACCACCATCGGGATGATGACCGGAACCAATGCCATGTACGAGTAGGCCGCAATGGCGATAGGGCCAAGCAAATGAGGAGCAAGCTTAATGGTGGTAAAGATGGCCGTAGGTCCGTCAGCACCACCGATAATACCCAGCGCACCGGCTTCTTTCGGCGTAAAGCCCATAGCCACCGCACACAGCAGCACGGTGAAAATGCCAAGCTGTGCGGCCGCCCCGAAGATGGAAAGCCGCAGGTTGCGGAGCATCGGCCCGAAGTCCGTCAAAGCCCCCACACCCATAAAGATGATGGGCGGCAGGAAACCGGTCTTAATCAGCATATAGTAAATGAAGTTCATCAGTCCGAGGTCGTGTGCAATCTCGTGCAACGGCATCTCCCAAATGTTCTTCAACTCATTGCCCACCAGTACCATTCCATTCTCATCTGCCTGAATCACGCCCATATCACCACCGGGGAAGTTCGCTATCAGCACACCGAAAGCGATGGGAACCAGCAACAACGGTTCGTAGTGCTTCTTGATACCCAGATATAGCAGGATGAAAGCAATGGCATACATCACAAGAAACGACGGATCGGCAATGATATTGCTGAACGCCGTCATATCATAGAGTTT
Above is a window of Bacteroides helcogenes P 36-108 DNA encoding:
- a CDS encoding sodium ion-translocating decarboxylase subunit beta, which gives rise to MEEIFAKLYDMTAFSNIIADPSFLVMYAIAFILLYLGIKKHYEPLLLVPIAFGVLIANFPGGDMGVIQADENGMVLVGNELKNIWEMPLHEIAHDLGLMNFIYYMLIKTGFLPPIIFMGVGALTDFGPMLRNLRLSIFGAAAQLGIFTVLLCAVAMGFTPKEAGALGIIGGADGPTAIFTTIKLAPHLLGPIAIAAYSYMALVPVIIPMVVKLFCTKKELMINMKEQEKLYPSKTEIKNLRVLKIIFPIAVTTIVALFVPTAVPLIGMLMFGNLIKEIGSDTSRLFDAAANSIMNAATIFLGLSVGATMTSEAFLNWTTIGIVIGGFLAFALSITGGIFFVKLFNLFSKKKINPLIGATGLSAVPMASRVCNDIATKYDPKNHVLNYCMSSNISGVIGSAVAAGVLISFLG